In a genomic window of Flavobacterium lipolyticum:
- a CDS encoding DUF1294 domain-containing protein, with protein MEVLLTYFLVVNITVFILAGYDKYQARKNKRRIPENTLFFLEAIGGTVGLFLAMLFFRHKTSKSSFIIKFSFIFFIQIVLVYLKLTNKI; from the coding sequence ATGGAAGTTTTATTAACGTATTTTTTAGTTGTAAATATCACCGTTTTTATTCTCGCGGGATATGATAAATATCAAGCCCGGAAAAACAAACGAAGAATCCCGGAAAACACCTTGTTTTTTCTGGAAGCCATTGGCGGCACAGTTGGATTGTTCTTAGCCATGTTATTCTTTAGACATAAAACGAGTAAATCTTCTTTTATTATAAAATTCTCGTTTATTTTTTTCATTCAGATTGTATTGGTTTATCTAAAATTAACTAATAAAATCTAA
- a CDS encoding ATP-binding protein has translation MKTYLKRALVNEFKKKVLPNKVLILLGARRVGKTELIKSYLEEISSDTYLQLNGEDINDVALLKERSVNNYKRLLSGIDLLVIDEAQNVPEIGMILKLIVDTIEGIKIITTGSSMFDLSNKLGEPLVGRKNTIYLFPLAQIEFSERENYKQIRENLEERLLFGGYPELIQYDNWEDKKDYLFEIINSYLLKDILVFEGIKHADKIYDLLRLVAYQVGKEVSIQELANQLQLSKNTVANYLDLLSKVFVLFKVEGFSRNLRKEIVKSSRWYFYDNGIRNAVINNFNTLALRNDVGGLWENYLAYERIKKQQYLKIKTKNYFWRTYDQQELDWLEEKGEKLEGFEFKWSESKKVKIPTAFAKAYPDAAFEVINKSNYLDFIS, from the coding sequence AGACAGAGTTGATCAAAAGTTATTTGGAAGAAATTTCATCTGATACTTATTTGCAGCTTAATGGAGAAGATATTAATGATGTAGCTTTATTAAAAGAACGTTCTGTTAATAATTATAAAAGATTATTGTCGGGTATTGATTTACTGGTTATTGATGAAGCACAAAATGTTCCGGAAATTGGAATGATTCTTAAATTGATTGTGGATACAATTGAAGGAATTAAAATTATAACTACAGGATCTTCAATGTTTGATTTAAGTAATAAGTTAGGCGAACCTCTGGTAGGAAGAAAAAATACAATTTACTTATTTCCATTAGCGCAAATAGAATTCTCTGAAAGGGAAAACTATAAACAAATTCGTGAAAATTTAGAAGAAAGATTACTTTTTGGTGGTTATCCAGAATTGATTCAATATGATAACTGGGAGGATAAAAAGGACTATCTTTTTGAAATTATCAACTCATATTTATTGAAAGATATTTTAGTTTTTGAAGGGATTAAACATGCTGATAAAATTTATGATTTACTTCGTTTGGTTGCTTATCAGGTTGGTAAAGAAGTTTCTATACAAGAATTGGCTAATCAGTTACAGTTGTCAAAAAATACGGTTGCGAATTATTTAGATTTACTTTCTAAAGTGTTTGTTCTTTTTAAAGTAGAAGGATTTAGCAGAAATTTACGCAAAGAAATTGTAAAGTCAAGTCGTTGGTATTTTTATGATAATGGTATTCGAAATGCTGTTATTAACAATTTTAATACTCTAGCTCTAAGAAATGATGTTGGTGGTTTATGGGAGAACTATTTAGCTTATGAACGAATTAAAAAACAGCAATATCTTAAAATTAAAACCAAAAATTATTTCTGGAGAACTTATGACCAGCAAGAATTAGATTGGTTAGAAGAAAAAGGAGAAAAGCTGGAGGGATTTGAATTTAAATGGAGTGAAAGTAAAAAAGTAAAAATTCCAACAGCTTTTGCAAAAGCGTATCCTGATGCTGCTTTTGAAGTGATTAACAAGAGTAATTATTTAGATTTTATTAGTTAA